In Solea senegalensis isolate Sse05_10M linkage group LG6, IFAPA_SoseM_1, whole genome shotgun sequence, one genomic interval encodes:
- the LOC122771185 gene encoding solute carrier family 22 member 7-like, whose translation MRFENILADINGFGRFQVMIIVISFIGRFTLPCHFMLNNFISAVPAHHCDISSLDDGGIFGNLSEAEKLVVGIPLQDDGTPSSCQMFAKPQYHLLFNSSNTTELPTVSCQNGWVYDNTTFKSTLTSQWDLVCDSKGKNKVTATIFFIGVMFGAVTFGSLSDRFGRRKTLLGSYVSAMLFAFTSAFSTTYGMFAVLRFFTGFCITGIIIVSAVLSVEWVDVEHRKLVAVVDSLSWTFGMICFAAIAYFVNDWRWLIVCVTSPLIVALITWRWMPESARWLIANGKLEQAQMYLTKCAEINQREKFITTLKTETLSTIVVTEKRDRSYSYIDLIRTSKMRKMAMKTGVLWFCVATTFYGISFNLTGFGLNIYLAQFAYASIELPAKLAVYYLLDKVGRRSTEVGALLLAGLCLAINIVVPKDMSVVRSVVAVIGKGFSSASFTTVVLYSTELYPTVVRQNGMGYNSFMARFGVAVAPLILLLDDIWKELPQVVLCSIALLGGIVARMLSETRNRCLPETIEDVEQKYSQQTLTGEKIQSAHE comes from the exons ATGAGGTTTGAGAACATCCTTGCCGACATCAATGGATTTGGAAGATTTCAGGTCATGATCATCGTGATCAGCTTCATCGGACGCTTCACATTGCCGTGCCACTTCATGCTCAACAACTTCATATCGGCGGTTCCTgcacatcactgtgacatcagctCTCTGGATGATGGAGGTATTTTTGGGAATTTATCAGAGGCGGAGAAGCTTGTTGTTGGTATTCCATTGCAGGACGACGGGACTCCAAGCTCCTGTCAGATGTTTGCAAAACCCCAGTATCATCTGCTGTTCAACTCCTCCAACACGACCGAGCTCCCCACTGTGTCCTGTCAGAATGGATGGGTGTACGATAACACCACCTTCAAATCTACTCTGACTTCACAG TGGGACCTGGTATGTGATAGCAAAGGCAAAAACAAGGTAACTGCGACCATCTTCTTCATTGGAGTGATGTTTGGAGCTGTGACCTTTGGAAGTTTGAGTGACAG GTTTGGCCGGAGGAAGACGCTGCTGGGGTCCTATGTGTCCGCAATGTTGTTTGCTTTCACAAGTGCATTTTCTACAACCTATGGGATGTTTGCGGTGCTGAGGTTCTTCACCGGCTTCTGCATCACTGGCATCATCATTGTCTCAGCAGTGCTTA GTGTGGAGTGGGTGGACGTTGAGCACAGAAAACTGGTGGCAGTGGTGGACAGCTTATCATGGACATTTGGAATGATATGTTTTGCTGCCATTGCGTACTTTGTGAACGACTGGCGATGGCTAattgtttgtgtcacatcacCTCTGATCGTGGCCCTCATCACCTGGAG GTGGATGCCAGAGTCGGCTCGGTGGCTCATTGCAAATGGAAAGCTGGAGCAAGCTCAGATGTATTTGACAAAATGTGCCGAAATTAACCAGCGAGAGAAGTTCATTACTACACTTAAAACGGAG acaTTATCCACAATTGTtgtgacagaaaaaagagaCCGATCTTATTCCTACATCGATCTAATACGAACATCCAAGATGAGGAAAATGGCCATGAAGACTGGTGTATTGTG GTTTTGTGTGGCAACCACCTTTTATGGCATCAGCTTCAACCTCACAGGCTTTGGCCTCAATATCTACCTCGCTCAGTTTGCCTATGCTTCAATTGAGCTCCCAGCCAAACTAGCAGTGTACTACTTACTGGATAAGGTGGGAAGGCGAAGCACCGAGGTGGGAGCTCTGCTGCTGGCGGGACTCTGTCTCGCTATCAACATTGTGGTACCTAAAG atatgtCTGTTGTCAGATCTGTGGTAGCGGTCATTGGAAAAGGGTTTTCATCAGCATCCTTTACAACTGTGGTTCTCTACAGCACTGAGCTCTATCCCACTGTCGTGAG ACAGAATGGCATGGGCTATAACTCCTTCATGGCTCGGTTTGGCGTAGCTGTGGCTCCACTGATCCTCTTACTGGACGACATCTGGAAGGAGCTGCCACAGGTTGTCCTGTGCTCTATAGCTCTCCTTGGTGGGATAGTGGCAAGAATGCTGTCAGAGACACGCAACAGGTGCCTGCCAGAAACCATAGAGGACGTCGAACAGAAGTATAGTCAACAGACGCTGACGGGAGAGAAGATCCAGTCAGCTCATGAGTGA
- the LOC122770609 gene encoding solute carrier family 22 member 7-like isoform X2, producing the protein MKFENVLAEVNGFGKFQLGIVLMMIIPRMTLPFHFLLNNFIAAIPAHHCDISSLDDGGIFRNLSQAERLVVSIPLQDDGTPSSCEMFTKPQYFLLLNTSNITELPTVSCQNGWVYDNTTFKSTLATEWDLVCDMRRLNRATATIYFMGVMFGAALFGYLSDRFGRKRALLLSYVTTTVFGFASAFSTNITVFSAMRFFTGVGLSGISIISFVLCIEWVDIKHRTAAAILMSLDWSVSNSLLSILAYFVNDWRYLTAAATSPLLLAMICWWWLPDSARWLISNGKVNSAHFYLSKCAKVNRREQFMADLKPESLSKVIFVENENRKYSYLDLVRTPRMRRVALLSGIVWFGVAGTYYGISLNINGFGMNIYLTQFIYGVIEIPAKAFIYFSVDIIGRRINQVATLVLTGLCIFCNMFIPEAMGLYRTAAGALGKMFAEGAFTTVFLYTVELFPTVIRQNGLGSCSFMARLGVSISPLIMLLEEAWLPLPSVVFILLAFVASISASFLPETKNIRLPETIEEVEQMRRSFSASDEKCPL; encoded by the exons atgaagtTTGAAAATGTGCTGGCAGAGGTAAATGGCTTTGGGAAATTCCAGTTGGGGATAGTCCTTATGATGATCATTCCTCGTATGACTTTGCCCTTTCACTTCCTGCTGAATAATTTCATTGCGGCTATTCCTGCTCACCACTGCGACATCAGCTCTCTGGATGATGGAGGCATTTTTAGGAATTTATCACAGGCAGAGAGGCTCGTTGTGAGTATTCCACTGCAGGATGATGGGACTCCAAGCTCCTGTGAGATGTTCACAAAGCCTCAGTATTTTCTGCTGCTCAACACCTCCAACATCACTGAGCTTCCCACCGTGTCCTGCCAGAACGGATGGGTGTACGATAACACCACCTTCAAGTCTACTCTGGCCACAGAG TGGGATCTGGTTTGTGATATGAGACGTTTGAACAGAGCCACTGCCACAATCTATTTCATGGGAGTCATGTTTGGAGCAGCACTGTTTGGATATCTTAGTGACAG GTTTGGCAGGAAAAGGGCACTCCTGTTGTCCTATGTGACGACAACAGTCTTTGGATTCGCGAGCGCTTTCTCCACTAACATTACCGTTTTTTCTGCGATGAGATTTTTTACTGGAGTGGGACTTTCTGGAATAAGCATAATCTCATTTGTCCTAT GTATTGAATGGGTGGACATCAAGCATCGAACTGCAGCGGCCATTTTAATGAGCTTGGACTGGAGTGTTTCTAATTCTCTGCTATCAATCTTGGCCTATTTTGTGAATGACTGGAGGTACCTGACTGCCGCAGCAACCTCCCCACTGTTACTGGCAATGATCTGTTGGTG GTGGCTCCCTGACTCTGCCAGGTGGCTTATAAGCAATGGGAAGGTAAACAGTGCCCATTTTTACCTGAGCAAGTGTGCAAAGGTCAACCGCAGAGAGCAGTTCATGGCTGACCTAAAGCCTGAG AGTCTGTCCAAAGTCATatttgtagaaaatgaaaacagaaaatattcctATTTGGACCTTGTGAGGACTCCCAGAATGAGAAGAGTGGCTCTACTCTCTGGCATTGTGTG GTTTGGTGTCGCCGGTACTTATTATGGAATCAGCCTGAATATCAATGGATTTGGTATGAACATTTATCTCACACAGTTCATCTACGGTGTGATAGAAATCCCGGCAAAGGCGTTTATCTACTTCAGCGTGGACATAATAGGTCGGAGGATAAATCAGGTGGCAACACTTGTTCTCACGGGACTGTGCATATTCTGCAACATGTTTATCCCTGAAG cAATGGGGCTGTATCGAACAGCTGCAGGAGCCTTGGGCAAAATGTTTGCAGAGGGAGCTTTTACCACTGTATTTCTGTACACAGTAGAGCTGTTCCCCACAGTAATCAG acaaaatggaTTGGGTAGCTGCTCCTTCATGGCACGTTTAGGTGTGTCTATATCCCCTCTGATCATGCTCCTCGAGGAAGCGTGGCTCCCTCTGCCGAGTGTTGTTTTCATCCTGTTGGCTTTTGTTGCAAgtatttctgcttcttttcttcctGAGACTAAAAACATCCGCCTACCAGAGACGATTGAGGAAGTGGAACAGATGAG GCGCTCATTCTCTGCATCTGATGAGAAGTGTCCACTTTAg
- the LOC122770609 gene encoding solute carrier family 22 member 7-like isoform X1, with the protein MKFENVLAEVNGFGKFQLGIVLMMIIPRMTLPFHFLLNNFIAAIPAHHCDISSLDDGGIFRNLSQAERLVVSIPLQDDGTPSSCEMFTKPQYFLLLNTSNITELPTVSCQNGWVYDNTTFKSTLATEWDLVCDMRRLNRATATIYFMGVMFGAALFGYLSDRFGRKRALLLSYVTTTVFGFASAFSTNITVFSAMRFFTGVGLSGISIISFVLCIEWVDIKHRTAAAILMSLDWSVSNSLLSILAYFVNDWRYLTAAATSPLLLAMICWWWLPDSARWLISNGKVNSAHFYLSKCAKVNRREQFMADLKPESLSKVIFVENENRKYSYLDLVRTPRMRRVALLSGIVWFGVAGTYYGISLNINGFGMNIYLTQFIYGVIEIPAKAFIYFSVDIIGRRINQVATLVLTGLCIFCNMFIPEAMGLYRTAAGALGKMFAEGAFTTVFLYTVELFPTVIRQNGLGSCSFMARLGVSISPLIMLLEEAWLPLPSVVFILLAFVASISASFLPETKNIRLPETIEEVEQMRRRSFSASDEKCPL; encoded by the exons atgaagtTTGAAAATGTGCTGGCAGAGGTAAATGGCTTTGGGAAATTCCAGTTGGGGATAGTCCTTATGATGATCATTCCTCGTATGACTTTGCCCTTTCACTTCCTGCTGAATAATTTCATTGCGGCTATTCCTGCTCACCACTGCGACATCAGCTCTCTGGATGATGGAGGCATTTTTAGGAATTTATCACAGGCAGAGAGGCTCGTTGTGAGTATTCCACTGCAGGATGATGGGACTCCAAGCTCCTGTGAGATGTTCACAAAGCCTCAGTATTTTCTGCTGCTCAACACCTCCAACATCACTGAGCTTCCCACCGTGTCCTGCCAGAACGGATGGGTGTACGATAACACCACCTTCAAGTCTACTCTGGCCACAGAG TGGGATCTGGTTTGTGATATGAGACGTTTGAACAGAGCCACTGCCACAATCTATTTCATGGGAGTCATGTTTGGAGCAGCACTGTTTGGATATCTTAGTGACAG GTTTGGCAGGAAAAGGGCACTCCTGTTGTCCTATGTGACGACAACAGTCTTTGGATTCGCGAGCGCTTTCTCCACTAACATTACCGTTTTTTCTGCGATGAGATTTTTTACTGGAGTGGGACTTTCTGGAATAAGCATAATCTCATTTGTCCTAT GTATTGAATGGGTGGACATCAAGCATCGAACTGCAGCGGCCATTTTAATGAGCTTGGACTGGAGTGTTTCTAATTCTCTGCTATCAATCTTGGCCTATTTTGTGAATGACTGGAGGTACCTGACTGCCGCAGCAACCTCCCCACTGTTACTGGCAATGATCTGTTGGTG GTGGCTCCCTGACTCTGCCAGGTGGCTTATAAGCAATGGGAAGGTAAACAGTGCCCATTTTTACCTGAGCAAGTGTGCAAAGGTCAACCGCAGAGAGCAGTTCATGGCTGACCTAAAGCCTGAG AGTCTGTCCAAAGTCATatttgtagaaaatgaaaacagaaaatattcctATTTGGACCTTGTGAGGACTCCCAGAATGAGAAGAGTGGCTCTACTCTCTGGCATTGTGTG GTTTGGTGTCGCCGGTACTTATTATGGAATCAGCCTGAATATCAATGGATTTGGTATGAACATTTATCTCACACAGTTCATCTACGGTGTGATAGAAATCCCGGCAAAGGCGTTTATCTACTTCAGCGTGGACATAATAGGTCGGAGGATAAATCAGGTGGCAACACTTGTTCTCACGGGACTGTGCATATTCTGCAACATGTTTATCCCTGAAG cAATGGGGCTGTATCGAACAGCTGCAGGAGCCTTGGGCAAAATGTTTGCAGAGGGAGCTTTTACCACTGTATTTCTGTACACAGTAGAGCTGTTCCCCACAGTAATCAG acaaaatggaTTGGGTAGCTGCTCCTTCATGGCACGTTTAGGTGTGTCTATATCCCCTCTGATCATGCTCCTCGAGGAAGCGTGGCTCCCTCTGCCGAGTGTTGTTTTCATCCTGTTGGCTTTTGTTGCAAgtatttctgcttcttttcttcctGAGACTAAAAACATCCGCCTACCAGAGACGATTGAGGAAGTGGAACAGATGAG AAGGCGCTCATTCTCTGCATCTGATGAGAAGTGTCCACTTTAg
- the LOC122770609 gene encoding solute carrier family 22 member 7-like isoform X3: protein MKFENVLAEVNGFGKFQLGIVLMMIIPRMTLPFHFLLNNFIAAIPAHHCDISSLDDGGIFRNLSQAERLVVSIPLQDDGTPSSCEMFTKPQYFLLLNTSNITELPTVSCQNGWVYDNTTFKSTLATEWDLVCDMRRLNRATATIYFMGVMFGAALFGYLSDRFGRKRALLLSYVTTTVFGFASAFSTNITVFSAMRFFTGVGLSGISIISFVLCIEWVDIKHRTAAAILMSLDWSVSNSLLSILAYFVNDWRYLTAAATSPLLLAMICWWFGVAGTYYGISLNINGFGMNIYLTQFIYGVIEIPAKAFIYFSVDIIGRRINQVATLVLTGLCIFCNMFIPEAMGLYRTAAGALGKMFAEGAFTTVFLYTVELFPTVIRQNGLGSCSFMARLGVSISPLIMLLEEAWLPLPSVVFILLAFVASISASFLPETKNIRLPETIEEVEQMRRRSFSASDEKCPL, encoded by the exons atgaagtTTGAAAATGTGCTGGCAGAGGTAAATGGCTTTGGGAAATTCCAGTTGGGGATAGTCCTTATGATGATCATTCCTCGTATGACTTTGCCCTTTCACTTCCTGCTGAATAATTTCATTGCGGCTATTCCTGCTCACCACTGCGACATCAGCTCTCTGGATGATGGAGGCATTTTTAGGAATTTATCACAGGCAGAGAGGCTCGTTGTGAGTATTCCACTGCAGGATGATGGGACTCCAAGCTCCTGTGAGATGTTCACAAAGCCTCAGTATTTTCTGCTGCTCAACACCTCCAACATCACTGAGCTTCCCACCGTGTCCTGCCAGAACGGATGGGTGTACGATAACACCACCTTCAAGTCTACTCTGGCCACAGAG TGGGATCTGGTTTGTGATATGAGACGTTTGAACAGAGCCACTGCCACAATCTATTTCATGGGAGTCATGTTTGGAGCAGCACTGTTTGGATATCTTAGTGACAG GTTTGGCAGGAAAAGGGCACTCCTGTTGTCCTATGTGACGACAACAGTCTTTGGATTCGCGAGCGCTTTCTCCACTAACATTACCGTTTTTTCTGCGATGAGATTTTTTACTGGAGTGGGACTTTCTGGAATAAGCATAATCTCATTTGTCCTAT GTATTGAATGGGTGGACATCAAGCATCGAACTGCAGCGGCCATTTTAATGAGCTTGGACTGGAGTGTTTCTAATTCTCTGCTATCAATCTTGGCCTATTTTGTGAATGACTGGAGGTACCTGACTGCCGCAGCAACCTCCCCACTGTTACTGGCAATGATCTGTTGGTG GTTTGGTGTCGCCGGTACTTATTATGGAATCAGCCTGAATATCAATGGATTTGGTATGAACATTTATCTCACACAGTTCATCTACGGTGTGATAGAAATCCCGGCAAAGGCGTTTATCTACTTCAGCGTGGACATAATAGGTCGGAGGATAAATCAGGTGGCAACACTTGTTCTCACGGGACTGTGCATATTCTGCAACATGTTTATCCCTGAAG cAATGGGGCTGTATCGAACAGCTGCAGGAGCCTTGGGCAAAATGTTTGCAGAGGGAGCTTTTACCACTGTATTTCTGTACACAGTAGAGCTGTTCCCCACAGTAATCAG acaaaatggaTTGGGTAGCTGCTCCTTCATGGCACGTTTAGGTGTGTCTATATCCCCTCTGATCATGCTCCTCGAGGAAGCGTGGCTCCCTCTGCCGAGTGTTGTTTTCATCCTGTTGGCTTTTGTTGCAAgtatttctgcttcttttcttcctGAGACTAAAAACATCCGCCTACCAGAGACGATTGAGGAAGTGGAACAGATGAG AAGGCGCTCATTCTCTGCATCTGATGAGAAGTGTCCACTTTAg
- the LOC122770627 gene encoding solute carrier family 22 member 7-like — MKFDNILSEINGFGKFQITLVLIQFLSRVTLPCHFLLNNFMAAVPDHHCNVSALDEEGVFKSLTPEQKLAVSIPSEGHGTLSSCHMYSQPQYQNLSGSNSGKDAFTVPCQNGWVYDNSTFKSTLATEWDLVCSRKGMNKATATIFFIGVMVGAPLFGFLSDRFGRRPLLLVSYIMSMTFAVLSAFSTSYVMFVIMRFFTGMSLAGISIICIVLNVEWFSMEHRTFSGIIISLDWTIGNWILVGMAYLIKDWRMLLLAATSPLILATIAWRWLPESARWLLVKGRADDAHYYIIKCAEMNKRTKCLATITPTALLESVENEDRKYNFVDLFRTPNIRKLAICSGIVWYGVAFTYYGISLNITGFGLNPYLTQFLFASIEMPMKVGVYFFLKKIGRRPGQMWTLLLTGLCLFINIFIAKEKWVSRTVVAVLGKAMSEASFTIVYLYTTELYPTVVRQNGLGYTSFVARLGVSLSPLIMLLEDVWYLLPQVIYCAVAVGSGLVVSFLPETLSIRLPEFIEDIEKPRLESTRRKEIQ, encoded by the exons ATGAAATTCGACAACATACTTTCAGAGATTAATGGCTTTGGAAAATTCCAAATCACGCTGGTCTTGATTCAGTTTCTCTCTCGAGTTACTTTGCCATGTCACTTTCTCTTGAATAACTTCATGGCAGCGGTTCCAGATCACCACTGCAACGTAAGTGCACTGGACGAAGAAGGCGTCTTCAAGAGTCTGACCCCAGAGCAGAAACTGGCTGTGAGCATTCCATCGGAGGGGCATGGGACTCTGAGCTCCTGTCACATGTATTCACAGCCCCAATATCAAAATCTATCAGGATCTAACAGTGGTAAGGATGCGTTCACTGTTCCGTGTCAGAATGGATGGGTGTATGACAACAGCACCTTTAAATCGACTTTGGCGACAGAG TGGGATCTCGTGTGCAGCAGAAAAGGGATGAACAAGGCAACGGCCACCATTTTCTTCATTGGTGTCATGGTCGGAGCCCctttatttggttttcttagtGACAG ATTTGGGCGACGTCCACTCCTGCTGGTGTCGTACATAATGTCCATGACGTTTGCAGTGCTCAGTGCTTTCTCCACGTCATATGTGATGTTTGTCATCATGAGATTTTTTACAGGGATGTCACTTGCAGGAATAAGTATCATCTGCATCGTTCTCA ATGTGGAATGGTTCAGCATGGAACACAGAACATTCTCTGGTATAATTATAAGTTTGGATTGGACAATTGGGAATTGGATTCTGGTTGGAATGGCTTATTTGATAAAGGATTGGAGGATGCTCCTGTTGGCTGCGACCTCACCCCTGATATTGGCCACAATTGCTTGGAG GTGGCTGCCAGAGTCTGCAAGGTGGCTCCTGGTAAAGGGGAGGGCAGATGATGCTCATTATTACATCATCAAATGTGCTGAAATGAACAAAAGAACCAAATGTTTGGCCACCATCACACCAACG GCGTTACTGGAATCTGTGGAAAATGAAGATAGGAAGTACAACTTTGTTGATCTTTTCAGAACTCCAAACATCAGGAAACTTGCCATATGCTCCGGGATAGTGTG GTATGGAGTTGCATTTACATATTATGGGATAAGCCTAAATATCACCGGGTTTGGATTGAACCCATATCTCACACAATTCCTGTTTGCATCCATTGAAATGCCGATGAAGGTTGGTGTGTATTTCTTCCTGAAGAAGATTGGTCGAAGGCCTGGTCAGATGTGGACCCTGCTACTGACCGGCCTCTGTCTGTTCATCAACATATTCATTGCAAAAG AAAAATGGGTGTCTCGTACTGTTGTCGCCGTGCTGGGAAAAGCCATGTCCGAGGCCTCATTCACAATCGTGTACCTCTACACAACTGAACTCTATCCTACAGTTGTGCG ACAGAACGGCTTAGGCTACACGTCGTTTGTGGCACGGCTGGGTGTCTCCTTATCCCCACTCATCATGCTCTTGGAGGACGTGTGGTATCTCCTCCCTCAAGTCATATATTGTGCAGTGGCAGTTGGGTCCGGTTTAGTGGTTTCATTCCTGCCTGAAACATTAAGCATCCGACTGCCAGAGTTCATCGAAGACATTGAGAAACCCAG GTTAGAATCAACAAGGAGAAAGGAGATTCAATAA